A region from the Pseudomonas cucumis genome encodes:
- the tolA gene encoding cell envelope integrity protein TolA, with protein MQQMREPSASESYFWPSVWAIVLHVLVFGMLFVSFAFTPELPPAKPIVQATLYQLKSKSRATTQTNQKIAGEAQKSAARQTEVEQMEQKKIEQEAIKAAEQKKEDAAQKAEESKKADETKKAEEAKKADEAKKADEAKKTAEAKKAEEKQLADIAKKKSEEEAKKAAEEEARKAAAEEAKKKIVEDAKKKAAEDAKKKSEAEEAKKKVAEDAKKKAAADAAKKKSQEAARKSAEDKKAQALADLLSDTPQRQQALADEQGDEVAGSFDDLIRARAAEGWARPPSARKGMTVVLQIGMLPDGTVTSVGVAKSSGDGPFDASAVAAVKNIGRLTEMQGMKPSDFAPYRSFKMTFTPEDLAL; from the coding sequence ATGCAGCAAATGCGAGAGCCGTCCGCCTCGGAAAGCTACTTCTGGCCTAGTGTCTGGGCGATTGTCTTGCACGTGCTGGTTTTTGGCATGCTGTTCGTCAGTTTCGCCTTCACACCGGAGCTGCCGCCGGCCAAGCCGATCGTCCAGGCGACCCTGTACCAGCTGAAATCGAAAAGTCGGGCGACCACCCAGACCAATCAGAAGATTGCGGGTGAAGCGCAGAAGTCTGCTGCGCGCCAGACCGAAGTCGAACAGATGGAACAGAAAAAGATCGAACAGGAAGCGATCAAGGCCGCGGAACAAAAGAAGGAAGATGCGGCTCAAAAAGCCGAAGAATCCAAGAAGGCCGACGAGACGAAGAAAGCGGAAGAGGCAAAAAAGGCTGATGAAGCCAAGAAAGCCGATGAAGCCAAGAAGACCGCCGAAGCCAAAAAGGCCGAAGAGAAACAATTGGCTGATATAGCCAAGAAGAAATCTGAAGAAGAAGCCAAGAAAGCTGCTGAAGAAGAGGCCAGGAAAGCGGCCGCTGAAGAAGCGAAGAAAAAGATCGTCGAAGACGCGAAGAAGAAAGCCGCCGAAGACGCCAAGAAGAAATCTGAAGCTGAAGAGGCGAAGAAGAAAGTCGCCGAAGACGCGAAGAAGAAAGCTGCTGCCGATGCCGCGAAGAAAAAATCGCAGGAAGCGGCACGTAAATCCGCCGAAGACAAAAAGGCCCAGGCCCTGGCAGATTTGCTTTCCGACACGCCGCAGCGTCAGCAGGCCTTGGCCGATGAGCAGGGTGACGAAGTCGCCGGCAGTTTCGATGATCTGATTCGTGCTCGTGCAGCGGAAGGCTGGGCTCGTCCACCTTCGGCACGCAAAGGCATGACGGTCGTGTTGCAAATCGGCATGTTGCCCGATGGTACGGTGACTTCGGTCGGCGTGGCCAAGTCCAGCGGCGACGGTCCGTTTGACGCTTCCGCTGTAGCGGCGGTCAAGAACATTGGACGTTTGACAGAAATGCAGGGAATGAAGCCGAGTGATTTCGCTCCGTATCGTTCATTCAAGATGACATTCACACCTGAGGATCTAGCCTTGTGA
- the ruvB gene encoding Holliday junction branch migration DNA helicase RuvB, which translates to MIEADRLIAATGGPRDREEVQDRAIRPVSLAEYIGQPTVREQMELFIQAARGRNESLDHTLIFGPPGLGKTTLANIIAQEMGVSIKSTSGPVLERPGDLAALLTNLEPHDVLFIDEIHRLSPIVEEVLYPAMEDFQLDIMIGEGPAARSIKLDLPPFTLVGATTRAGMLTNPLRDRFGIVQRLEFYNTADLATIVSRSANILGLPLDPEGAFEIARRARGTPRIANRLLRRVRDFAEVRAKGHITKPIADLALNLLDVDERGFDHQDRRLLLTMIEKFDGGPVGVDSLAAAISEERHTIEDVLEPYLIQQGYIMRTPRGRVVTRHAYLHFGLNIPSRLGEMPVVDEFLDAVDD; encoded by the coding sequence GTGATTGAAGCTGATCGTCTGATCGCCGCCACGGGTGGTCCCCGTGACCGCGAGGAAGTCCAGGACCGGGCGATTCGTCCCGTCAGCCTGGCCGAGTACATTGGCCAGCCAACCGTTCGCGAGCAAATGGAGTTGTTCATCCAGGCCGCGCGTGGGCGCAATGAATCCCTGGATCACACGCTGATTTTCGGTCCGCCGGGCCTGGGTAAAACCACCCTGGCCAACATCATTGCCCAGGAAATGGGCGTGTCGATCAAAAGTACCTCGGGCCCGGTCCTTGAGCGTCCGGGTGACTTGGCGGCCTTGCTGACCAATCTTGAGCCCCATGATGTGCTGTTCATCGACGAGATCCATCGGTTGTCGCCAATTGTCGAAGAAGTGCTGTACCCGGCCATGGAAGATTTCCAGCTCGACATCATGATCGGCGAAGGGCCAGCCGCGCGCTCGATCAAACTCGATTTGCCGCCGTTCACCCTAGTCGGCGCAACCACCCGCGCCGGTATGCTGACCAACCCATTGCGCGACCGTTTCGGGATCGTTCAGCGTCTGGAGTTCTACAACACCGCCGACCTGGCAACGATTGTCAGCCGTTCGGCGAACATTCTCGGTTTGCCACTGGACCCGGAAGGTGCCTTCGAAATCGCCCGCCGTGCCCGTGGCACGCCGCGGATCGCCAACCGCTTGCTGCGTCGGGTCCGGGATTTTGCCGAGGTCCGCGCCAAGGGCCACATCACCAAGCCGATCGCCGACCTGGCGCTGAACCTGCTGGATGTCGACGAGCGCGGTTTCGACCATCAGGACCGACGCCTGCTGCTGACCATGATCGAGAAGTTCGACGGTGGGCCGGTGGGGGTGGACAGTCTGGCGGCAGCCATCAGCGAAGAGCGCCACACCATTGAAGACGTGCTGGAGCCGTATTTGATCCAGCAGGGCTACATCATGCGCACTCCGCGGGGGCGGGTGGTCACTCGGCATGCGTACCTGCACTTCGGTTTAAACATCCCGTCACGATTAGGCGAGATGCCCGTGGTAGACGAGTTCCTCGATGCCGTGGACGATTAG
- the tolB gene encoding Tol-Pal system beta propeller repeat protein TolB, which produces MRNLLRGMLVVICCLAGIAAADEKNILVTSGSDRATPIAVVPFGNQGGSVLPDDMAEIIGNDLRNSGYYSPIPKQNMISQPSQASEIIFRDFKALGAQYVMVGSIVPAGGRLQVQYALFNVATEQQVLTGSVSGSVDQLRDMAHYISDQSFEKLTGIKGAFSTRLLYVTAERFSEKNTRYTLQRSDYDGARAVTLLQSREPILSPRFAPDGKRIAYVSFEQKRPRIFMQNIDTGRREQITNFEGLNGAPAWSPDGQRLAFVLSKDGNPDIYVMNLGSRQISRVTNGQGINTEPFWGKDGSTIYFTSDRGGKPQIYKTSASGGGAERVTFIGNYNANPKLSADEKTLVMIHRQEGFTNFKVAAQDLQRGSVKILTDSTLDESPTVAPNGTMVIYATRQQGRGVLMLVSINGRVRLPLPTAQGEVREPSWSPYLN; this is translated from the coding sequence GTGAGAAACCTTCTTCGAGGAATGCTTGTCGTTATCTGCTGCCTGGCAGGGATAGCGGCAGCTGATGAAAAAAACATTCTGGTCACCAGCGGCAGTGATCGGGCCACCCCGATCGCAGTTGTTCCGTTCGGTAACCAGGGCGGCAGCGTGCTGCCGGATGACATGGCTGAAATTATCGGTAACGACCTGCGCAACTCGGGTTACTACTCGCCGATTCCAAAACAGAACATGATCAGCCAGCCGAGCCAGGCCAGCGAAATCATCTTCCGTGACTTCAAGGCGCTGGGAGCCCAATACGTCATGGTCGGCAGTATCGTTCCAGCGGGCGGTCGTCTGCAGGTTCAATACGCACTGTTCAACGTCGCCACGGAGCAGCAAGTGCTGACCGGCAGCGTGTCGGGCAGCGTCGATCAACTGCGTGACATGGCGCACTACATCTCCGACCAGTCGTTCGAGAAACTCACCGGTATCAAAGGTGCGTTCTCGACTCGTCTGCTGTACGTGACGGCCGAGCGGTTCTCCGAGAAGAACACTCGCTACACGCTGCAACGTTCGGACTATGACGGTGCCCGTGCCGTGACGCTGCTGCAATCGCGCGAGCCAATCCTGTCGCCGCGTTTTGCACCGGATGGCAAACGTATTGCCTACGTGTCGTTCGAGCAGAAGCGTCCGCGCATTTTCATGCAGAACATCGACACCGGTCGCCGTGAGCAGATCACCAACTTCGAAGGCCTGAATGGTGCGCCAGCCTGGTCGCCGGATGGTCAGCGTCTGGCATTCGTACTGTCGAAAGATGGCAACCCGGACATCTATGTGATGAACTTGGGGTCGCGTCAGATCAGTCGTGTCACCAACGGTCAAGGCATCAACACCGAGCCGTTCTGGGGTAAAGATGGTTCGACCATCTACTTCACCTCCGACCGTGGCGGCAAGCCGCAGATCTACAAAACCAGCGCAAGCGGTGGTGGTGCGGAGCGTGTGACCTTTATTGGTAACTACAACGCCAACCCTAAACTGTCGGCCGATGAAAAGACCCTGGTGATGATCCATCGTCAGGAAGGCTTCACTAATTTCAAGGTGGCGGCCCAGGATTTGCAGCGCGGTAGTGTAAAGATCCTCACTGATAGCACTCTGGACGAGTCGCCTACTGTTGCGCCCAACGGCACCATGGTAATCTACGCCACCCGCCAGCAGGGCCGGGGAGTCTTGATGCTCGTGTCCATAAATGGACGCGTGAGGCTCCCGCTTCCTACCGCACAAGGCGAAGTCAGAGAACCGTCCTGGTCCCCTTACCTGAACTGA
- the tolQ gene encoding protein TolQ, producing the protein MEANVVDHSSMWSLVSNASIVVQLVMLILVAASVTSWIMIFQRSNLLRAGRRALESFEERFWSGIDLSKLYRQAGSNPDPDSGVEQIFRAGFKEFSRLRQQSGVDPEAVMEGVARAMRVAISREEEKLEQSLPFLATVGSVSPYIGLFGTVWGIMNSFRGLATAQQATLATVAPGIAEALIATAIGLFAAIPAVIAYNRFAARSETLLGRYYTFADEFQAILHRKVHTSEE; encoded by the coding sequence GTGGAAGCTAACGTCGTCGACCATTCCTCCATGTGGAGCCTGGTCAGCAATGCCAGTATCGTGGTGCAACTGGTAATGCTGATCCTGGTAGCCGCATCGGTGACCTCATGGATCATGATCTTTCAGCGCAGCAACTTGCTGCGCGCCGGTCGACGTGCCCTGGAGAGCTTTGAAGAGCGCTTCTGGTCCGGTATCGACCTGTCCAAACTCTACCGTCAGGCCGGCAGCAACCCTGATCCGGATTCGGGCGTCGAGCAGATCTTCCGTGCCGGTTTCAAGGAGTTCTCCCGTCTGCGTCAGCAGTCAGGCGTTGATCCGGAAGCGGTCATGGAAGGCGTGGCCCGTGCCATGCGCGTCGCCATTTCCCGTGAGGAAGAAAAGCTCGAGCAGAGCCTGCCGTTCCTCGCCACCGTCGGTTCCGTCAGCCCGTACATCGGTCTGTTCGGTACGGTCTGGGGCATCATGAACTCCTTCCGTGGTCTGGCAACTGCCCAGCAAGCGACTCTGGCCACTGTGGCTCCTGGTATTGCCGAAGCACTGATCGCTACCGCGATCGGTCTGTTCGCCGCTATCCCGGCCGTTATCGCGTACAACCGTTTTGCTGCTCGCAGCGAAACCCTGCTGGGCCGTTACTACACCTTCGCCGACGAATTCCAGGCGATCCTGCACCGCAAAGTGCACACCAGCGAAGAATAA
- the ybgC gene encoding tol-pal system-associated acyl-CoA thioesterase, whose translation MRAQNGLEPFAHRCRVYYEDTDAGGIVYYVNYLKFMERARTERLRELGFAQSALAGEDLLFVVHSSEARYHAPARLDDELLVSAEVIELNRVSLRFKQQVRRATDNVLLCEGQFLVACVRTNSLKPRAIPEALRAAFADVSGAGTHSKQEIKRGS comes from the coding sequence ATGCGCGCGCAAAACGGGCTTGAGCCGTTCGCACATCGTTGTCGCGTTTATTACGAGGACACCGATGCGGGCGGCATCGTGTATTACGTCAATTACCTCAAGTTTATGGAACGGGCTCGAACCGAGCGGCTCCGGGAGCTGGGCTTTGCCCAGTCGGCGCTGGCAGGGGAGGACCTGTTGTTCGTCGTGCATTCCAGCGAAGCGCGTTACCACGCGCCGGCGCGACTGGACGACGAACTGCTGGTAAGCGCTGAAGTAATTGAATTGAACCGGGTCAGCCTGCGCTTCAAACAGCAGGTCAGGCGGGCTACGGATAATGTGCTGCTCTGCGAAGGGCAGTTTCTGGTGGCCTGTGTGCGCACCAACAGTTTGAAACCCCGAGCCATTCCCGAAGCTCTACGTGCGGCCTTTGCCGACGTGAGCGGCGCGGGTACACACTCAAAGCAGGAGATAAAGCGTGGAAGCTAA
- the tolR gene encoding protein TolR, with the protein MARARKKRKPVAEMNVVPYIDVMLVLLVIFMVTAPMLNQGVKVDLPKVSSEALPQDNNTQVLTISIKSDKTYYWNLGSEVDTEKQQDKAMTLPQMTDAVTKIIRAGTEGGKRTQVFIRGDKTVDYGSVMGAMGGLQKAGVGNVGLITEAP; encoded by the coding sequence ATCGCTCGAGCTCGCAAAAAGCGCAAGCCGGTTGCCGAGATGAACGTGGTGCCTTACATCGACGTGATGTTGGTACTGCTGGTCATCTTCATGGTGACCGCGCCGATGCTTAATCAGGGCGTGAAAGTTGATCTGCCCAAGGTTTCCAGCGAAGCCTTGCCGCAGGACAACAACACTCAGGTCCTGACCATTTCGATCAAGTCTGACAAGACCTACTACTGGAACCTTGGCAGCGAAGTCGACACCGAAAAGCAGCAGGACAAGGCCATGACCTTGCCGCAAATGACTGACGCGGTGACCAAGATCATTCGCGCCGGTACTGAAGGCGGCAAGCGTACCCAGGTATTCATTCGCGGCGACAAGACTGTCGATTACGGCTCCGTCATGGGCGCCATGGGCGGGTTGCAGAAAGCCGGGGTCGGTAATGTTGGCTTGATTACCGAGGCACCCTGA